The genome window TGGCCTTCAGCAGGCGGACCAGGCGGAACAGCCGCGCCGCCCGCAGCACGCGCAGGTCCACCGCCCCCGCCGCCGCGAAGAACGGCAGCACCGCGAGCACGTCGACCAGCGCCATCGGCGACAGCGCGAACCGCAGCCGGCCGCGCACCGGCCCGCGGTAGCGCGGGTCCTCGGTGCACGACCAGACGCGCGCCAGGTACTCGGCCGAGAAGACGAGGACGGAGAAGACTTCGAACGCGCGGAAGGCGCCGGAGAAGCGCAGCTCGAGCGAGCGCACCGACTGGAGGACGACCGCGGCGACGTTCAGCGCGATCAGCGCGAGGATGAACGCGCCGAACGCCCGCTCCGCGCGGGTGGCGTTCCCGTCGTCCGGATCGAGGATCTCCCAGACCCGCCGCCGCGTGATCGCGAGGGCGACGTGGCGCGGGGAAGCTGGAGAGCAGTCCGCGAAGCGGACTTGGTGCTGTTGTTGCCGCGAATTCATTCGCCTTCAACCCCTGTCGCGCCCACCTTCCGGGACACGCCCCGTTTCCATGGGACTGCCCCACGGGCGCGATTTCCCGGGATAGGAAGGGTTCACGCAGAGGAGCAGAGCAAAATCCTCTGTTCCTCTGCTTCTCCGCGCGAAACAACGCTGTTCGCGGCGCCGGGATCAGTTCAGCTGCGAGTCCTGCGGCGGGGTGCTGACGGCGAACTCGGTCTCGTGGGGGGGCTGGGTGCCGACCATCACCTGGAACTTGTAGACGCCGGGGCGGGGGAAGGTGAGCCCCACCAGCGTGAACACCTGGTTGGCGGTGGAGAACTCGCCCGGCGGCACCATGGGCGGGTTGATCTCGCCCGCGGCCTCGAAGAGCACGCCGCCGTCTTCGTCCACCATCCGCACCACCACGGGAAAGCCGCGCCCGCCGTCGGCGAAGTCGGCCTGCACGCGGAAGGCGAATACCATGCGCGGGTGCACCACCGGGAACTCGGCCGCGGCGATGCGGTCGAAGATCCCCAGCACGTTCAGCTTGCCCTCCTGCGAGATGTTGGCTTCGTCGGCCAGGAACGCCATCGGGATCTTCATCGTCCGCCTTCCCCCGGCCGCGCCGGGCAGTCGTCGCTTCCCTTCCGCACCCACATCGACGTGACCTTCACGCCGTCGGGCACGGAGTCCGGATTGGCCTGCGCGGGGGTCCACCCCTTCGTGGCCGCGGTGTCGAGCCCGAAGCTGAGCCCCGGCTGGTTGGGGAACCAGACGGCGATCTGCCGCTCGGCCGTGCCCGCGCACATCCGCCCGAAGCGGCCGCGCAGGCCGGCCACCGTGGTGCCGACCTCGATCCCCGCCGCGGTGCGTACCCCCGGCTGGTCGATGAGGATGCGCGTGACCGCCGAATCGGTCATCACCGCCACCACGCGGCGCCCGCCGGGCATCACCACCACGCCGTGCTCCGCCGTTCCCTCCTGCCCGCGCCAGGTGGTGTCGCGCGCCTCGGGGCAGGCGGCGCGGAGCGCGTCCACCGGCATCCCCACGCGCACCGGGCCGATGCCGTAGCGCGTGACCACCGCGTCGTTCGCGTTCCCGCATCCCCCCACCACCATGGCCGCGCCGGCGCGGATGCGGAGCGTGTCCTCGGCGGTGGCGGCCAGCGGCGCCCGGTCGGCGCGCTGCAGCTGCGCGGTGACCAGGAAGCGCGTGGACGTGTCCGGATGCGCGGCATGCGCGTGCTTCGGCTGGCCGGGGGCGGGCGGCGCGGCCACCGCGGGGGCCGGCGGGGTGCGGATGGGCTGGCGGAGCTCCACCGTCTGCCCCGCGGCCACGGTGCCGACGATGAACTTCACCCGCGTCCCCAGCGCGTTGACTCTGGATGTCGGAAGCGGCCCCGGCGCGGACGAATCCACCGGCGCGGCCACGGGGGTCTGGACGAAGAGGCTGAGCTCCGCGTCCGGCACCGGCGCCGCGCTGCCGTTGGCGATGACGACGACCACGGTGTCGCTCGCGTTCCACCCCAGCTGCTGGGGAAGGCGGAGCGTCACCTCCAGCCGTCCGGCCGGCTGGGTCTGCTGCGACGTCTGCTGTCCCGCGGGCGGAGGCGTGCGGTCTCCCCGGCAGCCGGCGAGCGCGAGCGCGGCGACCGAGATCGCCCTGATCCTTGTCCTCATGGTGTCCGTGATGCGGGTCGGTGCGGGCGGCCGGGCGAGCCCCGGTTTTGCGTGCGCCGCGGAGCGCTCTATCTTGTCGCCCTTCCCGCTCTCGCGATAGGGCGGGCCACAGACGCGACCACGGACGGGCATGGCAGACGACGGAATGCCGCGGGGGAAGGAAAACCCCACGCTGAACCGCAACGCGCGGATGGGCGCCGCCACGGAAGACGAGCAGCTGCTGCAGTCGCCGGCGGCGCAGCCGGCGCGCGCGGGCGATTTCACCAGCAGCGACCCGTGGCGGGTGTTCCGCATCATGGGCGAGTTCGTGGAGGGGTTCGACGCGCTGGCCAAGATCGGGCCCTCGGTCACCATCTTCGGCTCGGCGCGCGTGCAGCCGGACCACGAGCAGTACCAGGAAGCGCGCGAGACGGCGCGGCTGCTGGGCCGGGCGGGGTTCAGCATCATCACCGGCGGCGGGCCGGGGGTGATGGAGGCGGCCAACCGCGGCGCGCGCGACGCCGGGGCGCTTTCCATCGGCTGCAACATCGAGCTGCCGTTCGAGCAGGCGATCAACGAGTACGTCGACGTGGCCATCAACTTCCGCTACTTCTTCGTGCGGAAGACGATGTTCGTGAAGTACGCCGAGGCGTTCGTGATCTTTCCCGGCGGCTTCGGCACGCTGGACGAGCTGACCGAGGCGCTGACGCTGATCCAGACGGGGAAGATCCACGGCTTCCCGGTGGTGCTCTACGGCACCGCGTACTGGAAGGGCTTCCTGGACTGGATCCGCGGCACCATGCTGGCGGAGGGAAAGGTCTCGCCCGACGACCTGGACCTGATGGTGATGGCCGACACCCCCGAGGACGCCTGCCGCATCGTGATGGAGAAGAGCGGAAGCGTGCTCCAGGACGCCCAGCGCGGTGCTGTCCCGGAGAACCCCGAGTACCACGGCCTGATCAAGCGCAGGTCGCCCAAGCCGACGGTGGAGGAGAAGCCCGCGGTGACGGACCCCGAGTCACCGGCGGAGCCGGAGAAGCACGATGCGCAGTAGAAAGAAGAAGTCCTAAGTCCCAAGTCCTAAGTCCTGAGTGGAAGGGACGCGTGGCTTATGGCTCTTTTCGAGAGATGTGCGTAGGGCGGCGAGCATCCGGTCGACCTCCACGCACAGCGCATTGAGACGACGGTGCTGGGCGTCGGTGATGTATCCGAGTTCTTGTGCGAGGTAGAGCTGGCTTCGCACCTCGGACGCGGAGCCTCGGGCGATGGAGAGGAACCTGCGCACTTCCGGGCTGGTGAACCTTCCGAAGCCTTCGGCGATGTTCGACATCACCGACACAGCGGCGCGGCGGACCTGATCGCGCAACCCGAAGTCGCGGGCGAATGCCCCCGCGGTCGTGGCGTGATAAACCTCAAGCGAGAGTTCCTTCGAGCGCTGCCATACGACAAGATCTTCGAAGCGGCTGATTTTCATCGCACCTCCAGCGTGTGTTGGAATTCATTCGTCAAGGGCAGTGAAAGTAAGCGTAGCACGCATGCTCCGCATCCCCCCTGAGCGCATCATTTGCGACTTAGGACTTAGGACTTAGGACTTAGGACTTAGGACTCCAATGGCCCAGAGCCGGTACTTGAGTGGAAAGCGCATCGAGCCCAAGAAGATTGGCCCCGGGCTATCCGTGACCGATCTCGTCGACGGGACCTTTCAGGCCTACAACGCGGCTCGCCTGCGCGAGGGGTGCCATCTTCTGACGAAGAAGATGCTCGACGACGACGTGACGATCGGGCTGACGATGACCGGGGCGCTCACGCCCGCCGGGCTGGGGATGAGCAGCGTCATCCCGCTGATCGAGGCCGGGTTCGTGGACTGGATCATCTCCACGGGCGCCAACCTCTACCACGACACGCACTTCGGCATCGGGCTGGAGCTGCGGCAGGGGTCGCCGCAGATCAGCGACACCGTGCTGCGCGAGGAAGAGGTCGTGCGCATCTACGACATCTTCTTCGACTACTCGGTGCTGCTCGACACCGACGCCTTCTTCCGGCAGATCATCGCATCCCCCGAGTTCCAGCGGCCCATGTCGACCGCCGAGTTCCACTACCTGTGCGGAAAGTACATCTCCGCGCGCGAGGAGGAGCTGGGGATCGGGCGCAAGTCGCTGCTGGCGGCGGCGTACGAGCACGCGGTGCCCATCTACACCTCGTCGCCCGGCGACAGCTCGATCGGGATGAACGTGGCCGCCAAGGCGCTGCAGGGAAACAAGCTGATGTTCGACGTGAACGCCGACGTGAACGAGACGGCGGCCATCGTCCTGGACGCCAAGCGCGCCGGCGGCAAGAGCGCCATCTGGATCCTGGGCGGCGGCAGCCCCAAGAACTTCGCGCTGCAGACCGAGCCGCAGATCCAGGAGGTGATGGGGATCGACGAGCGCGGGCACGACTACTTCCTGCAGATCACCGACGCGCGCCCCGACACCGGCGGCCTGTCCGGCGCCACCCCCGCCGAGGCCGTGAGCTGGGGGAAGATCGACCCCGACAAGCTTCCCGACGCCGTCGTCTGCTACCTGGATTCGACGGTCGCGCTGCCGATCCTGGCCGCGTACGCGCTCGACAACCACGCGCCGCGCACCCCGAAGCGCCTGTTCGACCGCCGCGACGAGATGATGCAGCGCATCCGCGACGAGTACGAGAAGTCCGAGCGCAACGAGAGCACCCGCGACGCCGCCCGCGACCACGCCGTGCACGAGGGCGGCATGCTCGACCGCGACCGGTAGAACGATGGTGGTTGCCGGAGCGCTCCCGGCTGTCCGGTGGACTCACCTCGCGAACACTTTGCCTGACCTATGCGCCACAGTGACACGAGCCCGGAAGTCCACAGGCTGCAAATCGAACGGCTGCGGAAGATGACGGGCGAGGAGCGGATCAGGATCGCGTTCAAGCTGAGCAACTTCATGCGCCGGTCGGCCGCGTCGCGCATCCGTACCGAGCATCCCGACTGGACGGAGCGCCAGGTGAAGCGCGAACTGGTTCGGGTCTCGTTCCTCCCTGAACCTCTTCCCCCAGGCGCGTGATGGGCGACGGGGCGGATGATGCGTTGCGCCGCTTCGTGGAGGCGCTCGACACAGCCGGTGTGCCCTACATGCTCACCGGGTCGTTCGCCAGTTCCTACCACGGACAAGGGCGAGCAACGCAGGACATCGACTTTGTCATCATGCCGACGCGCGAGCAGCTTCGCGACCTGGTTTCCCGGTTCGTGCCTCCGGATTACTACGTCGATGAGAAGGCTGCTTTCGAAGCGCTCGCAGAGGCGGGGCAGTTCAACGCGATAGACTGGGAGAGCGGGTTCAAGGCTGATTTCATGTTCCGCAAGCCGCGGCGGTTCAGCGAGGAGGAGTTCAGTCGGCGCGTGCCAGCGGTCATCGACGGCATCCCTGTGACGATCGCGACGGCCGAGGACGTGATCATCTCGAAGCTCGAGTGGGCCAAGCTGGGCGGCTCCGACCGGCAGATTCGGGACGCCGCGGGAATCCTGCAGGTGCGAGGGGATGGCGTCGATCACGGCTACATCGAGCGGTGGACTCGCGCGCTCGGGCTGGAAGACCAGTGGACCGCGGCGCTGCGCGTCTCGAAACCAGGCGCCTGACCGCTTCTCCCGGTCGAGAATCCGGATTATTGCGATCTCCAGAACGGCTACGAAGGCGTTCTGGGCTTTTCCCCGCTGAGTTCGCCCGGGCTCGTCTCCGCCCATCCCGCCTCCCCATCAGAGCACGCCCATGCGCCAGTGGCTTCGCGACCCGGAGAAGTGGCTCCAGCTGATGACGCTGGTGGGCGCGCTTGTGGCCTTCGCCATCGGGCTGCACGAGTACCGCCAGGAGCAGCGCTGGAAGCGGCTGGAGTACTTCACGCAGCTGCTGCAGGCGGAGGAGGCGGAACCGGAGGTCCGCAGCGCGCTGGCGATGCTGGAGTACAACCAGCCGCGCGTTTGCGTCCACGACGACGCTGCCGACGCGCCGCGGTGCTTCGTGGCCACCGACACCCTGCTGGTCTCCGCGCTCGACGGCGCGATGCGCAACCGGGTGCTGACCGCCGACGAATACCAGGTCGTCTACGCGCTCGACCGGCTGCTGACAGGGCTGGACCGGCTGGAATACCTGCAGCACCAGGGCTTCGTGGACGAGGAAGTGCGCCACCCCACGGCCGCGTACTGGATCGCGCTGATCGGCGACCGGCGCAGCGCCGCGAAGCCCGCCGGCGTACGCGCCAAGCTGTGCGAGTACGTCCGCTTCTTCGAGTACGCCGGCGCGCTGCGGCTGATCGCCCACTACACCCCTCCGCGCGACCGCGTCCCCCAGTGCACCGCCTCCGCCGGATCGTGACCGCGATGGACTTTCCCCGCCTCTCCCGCTATCTCGCCGGGCTCGCGGCGCACAACGACAAGGCGTGGTTCGAGGCCAATCGCGCCGAGTTCCAGGCCCTGCGCGAGGAGTTCGCCGCGTACGTGGGGCGGGTGATCGCCGGGATCGCGGAGTGGGACGCGTCGGTGCGGTGGGTGGACCCGGCCGACTGCATCTACCGCATCCACCGCGACGTGCGCTTCAGCCGCGACAAGACGCCGTACAAGACGACGTTCAGCGCCGTCATCCACGAGCGCGGGCGGCGCGGCGGCGGGCCGTCGTACTACTTCCAGGTCGATCATAACGGCGTGCTGATGGCCGGCGGCGGCGTGTGGATGCCCGAGCCCGAGCGGCTGGCCCTCATCCGCGAGCACGTGGCCGCGCACCCCGAGCGGCTGCGGGCGATCCTCGACGCGCCGGGTTTCCGCGCCGCCTTCGATGGCCTGTGGGACGGCCACACGCTGAAGCGTCCGCCGGCCGGGTACTCGGCCGACGCGCCGCTCATCGGCATCATCAAGCTCAAGAGCTTCATCGTGGAGCGCGAGCGTGGCGTCTCCGCCGAGGCGGGCGACGTGACGCCGTGGCTGCTGGAGACGTTCCGCGCGATGCATCCCTTCCTCGCCTGGCTCGGCGACGCGGTGACGCCGCGCTGCGACCGCTTGGATTGATTTAGCCGCGAGTTGTCAGGGTAGGCTCCCGTCGTCGTGTGATGGGACGTAAACAGGGATGACATCACTCAAACGGCCGCCATCCTTGTCTGTGGCGGTGATTGAGATGATATACGTGTTGCCCCCGCCCAAGTAATGATGGGAATACCGGTACGTGGTGTTCGCCCATGCCTTTCCTGTAATGGGCGCGGATCCGTCACCCCAGTCGATGCTAAGCGTCGCGTTGTAGAGATCACCTGGAGCGTCTGTAAACGCATACTGGAGCGACACGAGTTGGGGCCCTACAAGGCTCGCGACACGTACGGTCGTTACAGGAATCAGGTTCGCAATCGGGATCGCCTGCGTGCGGGATCCGGACGCTCCGTCTTTGTCCAGCACGGTCACGCCCACAGCGTAAGTTCCGTTGTCTGGCCTTGCGGGGCACGGCCAATTCGTGTTGGTGGTAAAGGCGCTCCACTTCGGACCACCGCAGTAGTAGGAATACAGCAACCCGTGCACGGCGTCTGCTGGCCCGTCCGTCGCCGGGGTAGTCGAGAGCGTGAACCCTTGGCCCTCCAGCAGAGGTCCGCTGGTTGTGAGCGTTCCCGGGACCGGGGACCGATTGCTGATGGGCAGCGACAACGTAGAAGTCCCCGTCTTCCCGAACCCGTCAGACACGGTGAGTGTTACGGTGTAAGTACCGTTGTCAGCATAAGTGTGGACCACCTCATAGCCGTCCCCCGTTGTACCGTCGCCAAAGTTCCATGAGTAGGAGACCTGATCGCCATCCGGATCGTAACTCCCCGTGGAGTAGAACAGTAAGGGTCGACCTTCGGCGCGTTTGAACTCCTGGACGTGCGCCGAGGCCACCGGGGGATGGTTGCCGACCAGGTTCGGCCGCGGCCGCGGTGGCCGAACCAGCGACGCTGTCGTGTCGCCGCACGCGGCTAGCGCGGTGAGCCCAAGTACCGCGGCGATCGCCACCAGACGGGGAGATTGAGTCATGAGGGTACCTCCAATTAAAGTGTGTGGTGCCGTTACCTCCGCAAGTGGCAGAGGGCGGTTGTAAAGCCGTCGTCGCGGGTTGATGTCCGCCTCTAAAGCACGATCCAGCCACCGCGCTTGGCACTCGCGAGGTCTGGGATACGGCTCAGGGAACGATGACGTCCACCTGCCGGCCCGTCTGCGCGCCGTCCTTGTCCGTGACGCTGATATTCACGTGGTAGGTGCCGGCAGCGGCGTAGGTGTGTTGTAGCAGGTAGGATGTGTTCGCCCATGCGGCGCCTTTCAGGGCCGGAGAACTGTCGCCCCAGTTGACTTCTAGGTGGTTTCCCGCGACGTCACCAGCAGCATCGGCGAACTGGTAAAGCAAGCGCACGGCTCGGCCGGGTACGGCCGGATCGGCGAAGCTCCATCCGACTAGCGAGGTCCGTGGCGGCAGGTTCGCCACCTGTATGCTCTTCGACGGGGCCTGCCTCATCGCGCCATTCTTGTCGCGGACCATGACGCCTACTGCGATCTGTCCATTGTCCGGCCGCGCGGGGCAGGTATGTGTCAATTCGCGCGCCCATCCGCTCCAGGATGGCCCACCGCAGTAGTAAGAGTACTCCAGTCCCGCCGCCATATCCGTTGGAGCATCGGTTCCCGGGGTGGTCGAGACGTTGAATGCCTGCCCTTCTACAAGGTTGGCATCGACGCTCAGCACGCCAGGCTTGGGCTCGGCATTGGCGATATCAACGGTGAAGTCCGCGAACGCCGTCCCACCATGTCCGTCTGAGACGTTAAGCCTCGCGACATACAAACCATTGTCACTATAGGTGTGATATGTCTCATAGCCGCTTCCTGTAGTGCCATCGCCGAAGGACCATGAATACGAGAGTTTGTCGTTGTCCGGGTCGGTTGTACCGTGCGCGTAGAAGAAAACCGGACGCCCTTCGATACGCCCATACTGCCCCACGTTCCAGACAGGAAACGGCCCCTGGTTAAGACGAAATCGGGGTGGCTGTGGCGCGACCAGAGCGGATTGGGTGTCGCCGCACCCGGCCAGCGCCGTGAGCCCGAGCACGGCGACAGCCGCTGACAGATAACGAGGCCGAGTCATCGTTGTCACTCCAAGTGAGGGTTTACGACACGACATCGGCAGTAAATAGAAAGATTCGCTTGGTTATCGTTCTTTTGGTGCCGATGCTCACTGGGTTAGCACGATAAGAGACATTTCCCGAGAGGGCAAGCTTCTCGTGGGAGATTGGATCGTGGAGTGAGTAAGTGAGGTGGTACCGGGTGACGCCGGAGACTTGCGCGCCACCCCCTTGACTCACCCGCTAGAGTGGCTCACGCTCATACTCCCAATCCCGGTTTATCCCCGCGCACTTGGCGGGGCGCGCCGGTGGCGCTAATCTACAGATGTTTATCCCACCATCTCCCACCGCCGTGC of Longimicrobium sp. contains these proteins:
- a CDS encoding ion transporter produces the protein MNSRQQQHQVRFADCSPASPRHVALAITRRRVWEILDPDDGNATRAERAFGAFILALIALNVAAVVLQSVRSLELRFSGAFRAFEVFSVLVFSAEYLARVWSCTEDPRYRGPVRGRLRFALSPMALVDVLAVLPFFAAAGAVDLRVLRAARLFRLVRLLKATRYIAAMRVFRHVLRTKREELVLTTAIMSMLLVVAASVMYFAENEAQPQKFSSIPESMWWAVATLTTVGYGDVYPVTPLGRLAGGCIAILGLGFFALPTAILGAGFVDAVQMLKAPPVCPHCGKSVARPGEGE
- a CDS encoding DUF6941 family protein; amino-acid sequence: MKIPMAFLADEANISQEGKLNVLGIFDRIAAAEFPVVHPRMVFAFRVQADFADGGRGFPVVVRMVDEDGGVLFEAAGEINPPMVPPGEFSTANQVFTLVGLTFPRPGVYKFQVMVGTQPPHETEFAVSTPPQDSQLN
- a CDS encoding TIGR00730 family Rossman fold protein, whose amino-acid sequence is MADDGMPRGKENPTLNRNARMGAATEDEQLLQSPAAQPARAGDFTSSDPWRVFRIMGEFVEGFDALAKIGPSVTIFGSARVQPDHEQYQEARETARLLGRAGFSIITGGGPGVMEAANRGARDAGALSIGCNIELPFEQAINEYVDVAINFRYFFVRKTMFVKYAEAFVIFPGGFGTLDELTEALTLIQTGKIHGFPVVLYGTAYWKGFLDWIRGTMLAEGKVSPDDLDLMVMADTPEDACRIVMEKSGSVLQDAQRGAVPENPEYHGLIKRRSPKPTVEEKPAVTDPESPAEPEKHDAQ
- a CDS encoding four helix bundle protein; translation: MKISRFEDLVVWQRSKELSLEVYHATTAGAFARDFGLRDQVRRAAVSVMSNIAEGFGRFTSPEVRRFLSIARGSASEVRSQLYLAQELGYITDAQHRRLNALCVEVDRMLAALRTSLEKSHKPRVPSTQDLGLGT
- a CDS encoding homospermidine biosynthesis protein → MAQSRYLSGKRIEPKKIGPGLSVTDLVDGTFQAYNAARLREGCHLLTKKMLDDDVTIGLTMTGALTPAGLGMSSVIPLIEAGFVDWIISTGANLYHDTHFGIGLELRQGSPQISDTVLREEEVVRIYDIFFDYSVLLDTDAFFRQIIASPEFQRPMSTAEFHYLCGKYISAREEELGIGRKSLLAAAYEHAVPIYTSSPGDSSIGMNVAAKALQGNKLMFDVNADVNETAAIVLDAKRAGGKSAIWILGGGSPKNFALQTEPQIQEVMGIDERGHDYFLQITDARPDTGGLSGATPAEAVSWGKIDPDKLPDAVVCYLDSTVALPILAAYALDNHAPRTPKRLFDRRDEMMQRIRDEYEKSERNESTRDAARDHAVHEGGMLDRDR
- a CDS encoding DUF2461 domain-containing protein; this translates as MDFPRLSRYLAGLAAHNDKAWFEANRAEFQALREEFAAYVGRVIAGIAEWDASVRWVDPADCIYRIHRDVRFSRDKTPYKTTFSAVIHERGRRGGGPSYYFQVDHNGVLMAGGGVWMPEPERLALIREHVAAHPERLRAILDAPGFRAAFDGLWDGHTLKRPPAGYSADAPLIGIIKLKSFIVERERGVSAEAGDVTPWLLETFRAMHPFLAWLGDAVTPRCDRLD
- a CDS encoding PKD domain-containing protein, whose amino-acid sequence is MTQSPRLVAIAAVLGLTALAACGDTTASLVRPPRPRPNLVGNHPPVASAHVQEFKRAEGRPLLFYSTGSYDPDGDQVSYSWNFGDGTTGDGYEVVHTYADNGTYTVTLTVSDGFGKTGTSTLSLPISNRSPVPGTLTTSGPLLEGQGFTLSTTPATDGPADAVHGLLYSYYCGGPKWSAFTTNTNWPCPARPDNGTYAVGVTVLDKDGASGSRTQAIPIANLIPVTTVRVASLVGPQLVSLQYAFTDAPGDLYNATLSIDWGDGSAPITGKAWANTTYRYSHHYLGGGNTYIISITATDKDGGRLSDVIPVYVPSHDDGSLP
- a CDS encoding PKD domain-containing protein; this encodes MLGLTALAGCGDTQSALVAPQPPRFRLNQGPFPVWNVGQYGRIEGRPVFFYAHGTTDPDNDKLSYSWSFGDGTTGSGYETYHTYSDNGLYVARLNVSDGHGGTAFADFTVDIANAEPKPGVLSVDANLVEGQAFNVSTTPGTDAPTDMAAGLEYSYYCGGPSWSGWARELTHTCPARPDNGQIAVGVMVRDKNGAMRQAPSKSIQVANLPPRTSLVGWSFADPAVPGRAVRLLYQFADAAGDVAGNHLEVNWGDSSPALKGAAWANTSYLLQHTYAAAGTYHVNISVTDKDGAQTGRQVDVIVP